The sequence GTCAACCGGTGCTCCGATGCCGACGAAACGAACAGGCCTGGCGGCCGCCGGCGTTAACGGAATCGTCTATGCGATCGGAGGCTTTGATTCCACTAACAGCGTGACCGCCGTGGTTGAGGCGTACAATCCCACGACAAACAAATGGTCGACAAAGACATCGCTGCCCGCGCAAGACTATGTCACGGAAGCGACCGTATTGAACGGTCTCATCTACGTCGTCGGAGGATTCAACGGCGGATCGCGACTCGCCGCCGTCTATGTGTACAATCCGAGTTCGGACTCCTGGTCGGACGCACCGAATCTCATCGTCGCAAAGCAATCGGCGTACGTCGGCACGGTCGGATCCGACATCGTTGCAGCCGGGGGATACACGAACGCCAATAAGACGACGTCCGACAACGAGCTCTACAAGTCAGGAGGGACTGCGTGGAAAGCGCGTCGCCTCATGCCTTCGAACAGATACGGCGGCTGCGCGGCCGGTATAGGCAGCATCCTTTACGCAGCAGGCGGGGCGAAGTCTGGTGTGTCAACTGCAAACGCGCAGACGCGTCTCGATGGTTACGATTCCGCGACCGACACGTGGGCCAGCCTTGCCCCGATGCCCGTGGCAGCACTCTACACGGCGTCGGCAACAGTGAACGGCTTGCTCTATTGTTTCGACGGCACCAACACGAACAACGCGAAGCGCCAGATATTCAACGATACGCAGATATACACGCCGTAACAATGGAGGGGCCGACATGATGTCGGCCCTTTCAGCGTGGCCATCGTGGTAGGTCGGCTCACGATATGTGAGCCGGACCGAGCGGCGGCCCGACCGAGGAGACCGCCGGCACCGCCGCAGCCCGCCGCTGAATCCGGCGAACGATGTCCGCCGAATGTCCCTGCACACCAACGGTAGCCCCTTAGTCTGAAAGCACTGTGAAGGTGCACGGATTTGACATGGGCCGAACGGTTCATAGCGTTGCCGAAGGCAAGCATCGCTTCTCGCGGCATCGAACGCTACGTGACTCGCGCGGGAGCGTTCATCGCTCACCGTGGTCGTAGTTTTTTCGAATGTCAGGAGATCATAGTGAAACTCTCGATCATTTCTGTCGGCGTCGTTGCGGCTGCTGTCCTTTCAGCAAGCGCCGCATTTGCCGCCGGTCCTGGAAACCTCGCACAAGGCGTCAGCCCAGACTTCAATCCCACGCTCGCGGCGGCATATTGCGTGCAGACTGGCGGCGCCGTCGAGACGCGCACCGCATGGTACGGCACGAACGGACCGAACCCGCTCCAACTCGCCGGCGATCGCAGCTTCTGCCGCTACAAGGCGCGCGACGGTTCGCGGATCCATCTCTTCCTCGACACGCTCTACACGCAAAAACCGACGCTCGCCGCGGTCGCCTACTACGCGCAAGTGCCGGTCGGCCAATGCGGCGGCAACCCGGCATCGTGCTACTGCTCGTTGTTGGGAGGCTCGGACCAGTTCGGCGGAACGACCGGCGCCGGCGGCGGCTGGGTGAACCTCGGAACGGTCGATCAAACGCTAGAGGCGTGCATCTTCCCCGATCTCTCGTCCATCGATTCGTGGGGGCTGACCTATCATAGCGTGGGCATCATCCGCGGAATCGATCTCTCGAAAGTGCTGCGCTTTAAGAACCCGTTCGCAAAGAAGCGCTAGCCCGGAGTCTTTCCGCATCGCGCGGATACGCGAGGGCCCTTCGAGCGCACGCTCGATCGCGGCCCTCGCTTCGTTCGGGCGGTGCGGCGATTCGCGACGCATCGGGCCGTGAAGTGGCTTTCTTCACCGGCTGGCCCATGTATATCGACGGAAAGCAGACCCGCTGCGCGATCCCGCCATTGAATGGTCACATGGACGATCCCATCGTCTGTGACGGCGGCTGGCCCGCGGACATGATCATCGGAAAGACGAAAGTCCGCGTCTACTATTGGCACGCTACGACGCCGTGGGGTCAACACGTCCGCGTCACCGATCGCATCGACCGCGCGCAATAGCGGCGTCGACCGTCCGCGCCGACGCTTATGGTCATTCCGCGACCACCGGCTTCGTCTGGAACACCTGATGCCAGTTCAGCCGCGCCGTGACGAGCATGGAGAGGTACAGCGTGATGATCGCTCCGACCGTCACCACGAGTCCGCTGAACCCTTCGTTGAAGAGCGCAAGCGAGAAGAGTATCAGATAGAACAGTTGGGCGAGGCCGGCTTCGACCGCGGCAAAACGCAGCCCGACGACAAGCCGAAGATACGTGATGGTCATCGTCATCGATACGACCGAACAGAGCGCAAACGCCGCGCCGATAGACAGTCGATCGACCGTCCACGCGAAGAGCAGATGGAACGCAAAGAACGACGCGGCGAGGAAGAAATAGTTCATGGCGTGCAGATCGATACGGCGCACCGTCGTCAGGATGACCATCACGAAAAAGTAGAACAGCAACGAGAGCGGCGCCCAAAACGTGATGCGTTGCGCGAGCGGACCTGGCTGCATGGGTTCGGGTGCGACCATTCCGATGTCGTGGCCCGTGATCAGATTTTTGTAGCGCCACTCGAGCCGCCACCCCGACGCCGACTGCTGCTCCGATGTCGGAGAGAGCGTCGCGGCCGGAAAGTCGATCGCGGCGAAGTTCGTGTGCATCGTGAGGTCGAAGTCGTGGACGGAATTCACGCCATCGCCGAAATCGTAGAGCCACTGGCCGCTGCCCTGCGTCCGGTATGCGGCGAGCACTTCGATCGCCTGGCCGGGGGGCACCGAGATGGCGCCGATGATCGCGTTATTCTCGATCGAAGCGGAGGTCGGGCGACCGTCGACAGAAAGACGTACATCGTCGTATACGCCGTCTTGCGCCGGCAAGGGTAACGAGAAAACCAGAAGGTGCGCATTGCTGGAATTGGTGATCGTATACGTGCCGGCAAAATCGACGCGATAGGCGTTGAAGTACAGCAAGCCCTTGCGGCGTTCTTCAAGTGCGAGGTTCACGTCGATCGTGCTCGCGTCCAGGGCGAGTTGGCGAGTCGACTTCCTCGCCGCGTACGTCACGGTCGGCGCGACCTGTTTGTTGTCGGGCCCCCACAGCGATTGGATCTCGGTCTGTTCTTCGGTCGTGGCTTGATTGGTCCGATCGTAGAGGGTGCCGCCCAAGATCATCCATGAAGCCGTCGCGCCGAGTAGGATCACGAGCAGCGCGATGAGGTGCTTGACCATTACTTTGCCTCACAAAGTTACCGTGCTGAATACTTTGTATCACAAAGTAAATGGGATTGCAAGTCCTTTGGGCGTGAGCGGCGGACCATGAAGGTCCGCCCTACACTGCGACGAGGCCGGAAGTGAGCGGCGGACCATAAAGGTCCGCCCTACATTGCGACGAGGCCGGACTCGAGCGGGTAACCGCGCTCGTGCCAATCGGCGATGCCGCCGGTCATGCAGGTGATGTTCTCAAAGCCGCGCGCTGCGAGCGCACTCGCGGCAACGGCAGCGCGCCCGCCGCTCGCGCAGTGGACCACGAGCGCCCGATCGTGCGGCACACGATCGATCTCGCGTACGATGCGTCCGGCGGCGATCTGCACGGCACCGGGAATATGTTCCGCGGTGTATTCGCCGCGATTGCGAACATCGAGAATCACGGCCGCTCCGGATTGCCACAAGTCATGCGCGCGGCCGGCGTCGACAAATGTCAGACTCGAATGCGGCAAGCCGTCGCTGTCCGGAGCGACGTAGCCGCGGATGGTGTCGATGCCGACGCGGACGAGACGCCGCACGAGATCGGCAACGCGGGTCGCGGGCGCCACAAGGAGCACGGGTTTGTCGGCGGGCACGATCCATGCGCTCCACGCGGAGAAGCGATCCCCGTCAGGAACGTTGACCGCTCCCTTGATGTGCGACGTTGCAAACGATTCCGCATCGCGCGCATCGAGGATCGTTGCGCCGCCGGCAAGAGCCGAGGCAACAGCTTCCGCGTCCATCTGCGCGGGCTGCGGCAAACGGCCGAGCACCGGCACGCCATCGCGATTCATCGTCTTCATGCGCGCGAAATACGACGGGGCATCTGATTGACCGTCGAGCAGCTCGCGCACGAAGCCGTCGACGTCGCCGTTGCGCAGAAACGGCGCCCACCAAGCGAAGCGCCGTTCGTATCCAACCGTCGTGCTCGGCACAGCGCTCATCGCTTTGCCGCACGCCGAACCTGCGCCGTGACCGGGCCAGACCTGCACAAAATCAGGTAACGTCAAAAACTTGGATCGAAGACTCTCGAACATCTGGCGCGCGCCCGCGTCTGCGGACCCGGCGACGCCGACTGCCTGCTCGAGAAGATCCGGCCGCCCGACGTCTCCGACAAAAACAAAGTCGCCGCTCAGCAGCAGCATCGGGTCGGCAGATGCCGCGCCGTCGTACACCGCGAACGCGAGATGTTCCGGCGTGTGCCCCGGCGTATGCAGCGCGCGCACGCGGACATCGCCGATCGCGATCTCGTCGCCGTCGCGAAGCAGCCGGTGCGCAGAGCCGTCCAAGCCGGCGTACGACCAGTTCGCACCGCCTTCACCGGACAACATCAGCGTCGCGCCGGATGCGGCAGCAAGCTCGCGCGATCCGGACAGGTAGTCGGCGTGGATGTGCGTTTCGGTGACCGCGATGATGCGGAGTTCTTCGCGCTCGGCCACGTCCAGATACGATTGCACATCTCGGCGCGGATCGACGACGAGCGCTACGCCGGCGTGCGGGTCGGCTATGAGATAGGACGCTTGCGCAAGACCTTCGTCGTAGAACTCTCGGAAGTACAACGCGAACCCCCCGCCGGCCGGCATAAAGAAGCGCGCCCGCTACAGGCCGCCGCCGCGTCCGTCGTTCGCCGCGAGCGCAGGCCAGTCCGTGCTTCGGCGCGAACCGTCCCGGTAACGCGAACGTCTGACATCCACCAGCACTGTAGGAAGAATTTCGTGGCGAAAACCGTCGACAATATGTCCGAAAAAACGCCCGCTCGCACGAACGGCGCGAACTCGAAGGAGTCGGCGTGGCGCAGCGCCTTTGAGGCCGGCAAGAAGCTGCCTGGCGCGAACGACCGCACGATCTCCAACCACCCGCTGAAACCGCTCTATGGACCCGAAGACGTCGCCGGACTCGATGTCGAGAACGACCTCGGCTACCCGGGGCAATATCCGTACACGCGCGGATTGCATGCGACCGGATACCGCGGCCGGCTCTGGACCATGCGTCAATTCGCCGGCTTCGGCACCGCAAAGCAGACCAACGAGCGTTACAAATTCCTCCTCGCTCAGGGTCAGACCGGGCTTTCCGTGGCGTTCGACATGCCCGCGCTCATGGGTTACGACTCGGATCACCCGCGCGCGCTCGGCGAGGTCGGCAAATGCGGCGTCGCGATCTCGACGCTGCAAGATATGATGGATCTGTTCGACGGCATCGACCTCGGCAAGATCACCACATCCATGACGATCAACTGCACGGCGCCCGTCGCACTGGCGATGTACATCGCGGCTGCAGAAGCGAGCGGCGTTCCGCAAGACAAGCTCGGCGGCACGCTGCAAGCAGACATGCTCAAGGAATACATCGCACAGAAAGAATGGATCTATCCGCCGGAACCGTCTATGCGCATCATCATCGACATGATCGCGTACTGCTCGAAGCACGTGCCGAAGTGGAACACGATCTCCATCTCCGGCTACCACATCCGCGAAGCTGGCAGCACCGCTGCGCAAGAGCTCGCCTTCACGCTGGCCGACGGGTTTGCGTACGTGGAAGCGGGGATCAAGAGCGGGCTGAACGTTGACGATTTCGCGCCCCGACTTTCGTTCTTCTTCAACTCGCACTCCGATTTCTTCGAGGAGATAGCGAAGTTCCGTGCGGCGCGGCGCATCTGGGCGCGTCACATGCGCGACAAGTACGGCGCGAAAAATCCGCGCTCGCATGCCATGCGCTTCCACACGCAGACCGCCGGTTGCTCAGCCACGGCGCAGCAGCCCGACAACAACATCATGCGCACGGCGTTCCAAGCGCTCGCCGCAGTGCTCGGCGGCACGCAGTCGCTGCACACGAATTCGCTCGACGAAGTGCTGGCGCTGCCCACCGAGAAGAACGTGCAGATCGCGCTGCGCACGCAGCAAGTCATCGCGTACGAGACGGGCGTCACGAACGTCATCGACCCGCTCGGCGGATCGTACTTCCTCGAGAAGCTCACCGACGACATCGAGCGCGCGGCAGAAGACTACTTCCGGCGTATCGAGGAGTTCGGCGGCGTCATCCCCGCGATCCACGCCGGCTTCTTCCAAAAGGAGATCGCAGACGCGGCGTACGTCTATCAGCGCGAGATCGAGAGCGGCGAACGGATCATCGTGGGCGTCAACGAATTTCTCACCGACGAAGAGCAGCCGATCTCGCTGCTCAAGATCGATCGCGCGGTCGAACTCGAACAGTGCCGGCGCGTCGCGGAATTCCGCGATGGGCGCGACGGCACAAAAGTCGAGGAAGCGCTTGCGGCGTTCAAACGCGCGGCCGAAACCACCGAGAATCTCATGCCGCACTACCTGAACTGTGTGCGCAGCCACGCCACGCTCGGCGAGATCTCCGAGGCGCTCGTGCCGGTCTTCGGGCGCTACCGCGAACCGGCGTTTGTGTAGATGACCGAGCGGCCGATTCGCATCCTCGTCGCCAAAGCCGGGCTCGACGGTCACGACCGCGGCGCCAAGGTGATCGCGCGCGCGCTGCGCGATGCGGGCGTCGAGGTGATCTACACGGGTTTGCATCAGACGCCCGAGCAAGTCGTCGAAGCCGCGATCCAAGAAGACGTCGACGGCATCGGCTTGTCCGTCTTGTCCGGCGCGCACATGACGCTCTTTCCGCGCATCAAAGAACTGCTGGACCGCGAGGGCGCGAGCGACATCGTGCTCTTCGGCGGCGGTACCATACCGGACGAAGACGTGAAGCCATTGCTCGAAGCCGGCATCGCTGCGATCTTCACGCCGGGAACGCCGATCGCCACGACGATCGAATTCGTGCGCGACGCATGCGGGAAGCGCGCGCGGGCCTGAGCGCGACCATTACGTCTAGTCGCGTTTGGGCAAGCGTTGCTTGCCCTACTACGAGCGCGACGGGAACGACAGGAACGACGAGCGCGACGGGAACGACGAGAACTCATGGCCGATAAGATCCGCGTGCGCTTTGCGCCGAGCCCCACCGGATATCTGCACGTCGGCGGAGCGCGCACGGCGCTCTTCAATTGGCTTTTCGCGCGGCACAACGGCGGCGACTTCGTCTTGCGCGTGGAGGACACCGATACCGCGCGCAACCGCGACGAGTTCGAGCGCGGCATCTTCGACGGCATGCGTTGGCTCGGCCTGACATGGGATGAGGGACCGGACATCAGCGGCGCGTTCGGGCCGTACCGTCAGAGCGAGCGTCAGGCGCTTTATCGCGACGCCGCAGACAAATTGCGCGCATCCGGACACGTCTACGAGTGTTTTTGTTCCGACGCCGAACCCGAAACGCAATCGAGCGAAACCGGCACCGCGGATCGCACCGCGGCATCGTGCCCGTGCCGCGCGCTCGAATCCGCGGTGCGGCTCGAACGGATGGCTGCGGGCGAACCGGCCGCACTGCGTATGGCCGTGGACCCCACGCGCGCGATCACCGTCGTCGATCTCATACGAGGAGACGTCACGTTTCCGCCGGGCACCGTGCCGGACTTCGTCGTGGTCAAGCGCGACGGCGGCGCGCTGTACAATTTCGCCGTTGTCTCCGATGACCATAGTATGCGCATCACGCACGTGATCCGGGGCGAAGAGCATCTCGCGAACACGCCCAAGCAGCTCTTGATCTACGAGGCGCTCGGATGGCAACCGCCGTCGTTTGCGCACATCCCGATCATCCTCAACGAGCAGCGGCGCAAACTCTCGAAGCGTGACGGCGCCACATTCGTCAACGACTATGAGACCATGGGCTTCTTGCCGCAAGCGCTCGTGAATTTTCTCGCGCTCTTGGGCTGGTCGCCGGGCGATAACCGCGAGATACTGTCCATCGAAGAGATGATCCGCGATTTCACGCTTGCCGGCGTCGTCAAGCACCCCGCGATTTTCGATCCGGCCAAGCTCGCCTGGATGAACAAAGAGTATATGAAGGGGGTCGCGCCGGCAGATCTCGCGCGCATGGTGGCGGCGCTGCTGCCCGTGCTGCGTCCGAATGCTGCGCGCACAGACGCGGCGCACGTCGCGCGCGTCACGGCGCTGCTTGCAGAGCGCGTCCACACGATCGCGGACATCGTCGAGCAAGGCGCGTACTTCTTCGAAACCGATCCGCCCGAGCCGACGCCGGAAGCTCTCAGCAAACATTGCGCCGCGGCGGAGACATCCGAACGGCTTACTGCGGTGCGCGATGCGCTCGCCACCGCCGACGATTTCAATCCAGCCGGCGTTGAAGCGGCGATCCGCGGTCTCGCCGAAGCGAAAGGCACAAAGGCCGCCACGTACATCCATCCGCTGCGCGTCGCGCTCACCGGTCAGGCGGTGAGTCCGGGCATATTCGAGGTCACATCCATTCTCGGTCGCGATGTCGCGCTCGCGCGCATCGACGCGCTCCTGCATCGGCTCGCGCTCACCCCGGCGCCGCGTTCGTGAGCATCGACGCGCGGGCGATCGTGCTCGCGGCCGGCAAGGGCACGCGCATGAAGAGCGCGACGCCGAAAGTGCTGCACGAGATCTGCGGACGGTCGATGCTCGACCACGTGCTCGCGACAGCGCGCGCGGCGAACGCCAAGGATTTGACCGTGGTCGTCAACGCCGATTTGATCGAGACGTGCAAAGCGCTCGGCGTCGCCTTTATTCTGCAAGAGCCGCAAAACGGCACCGGTCACGCCGTCCAGATGGCGATGGCCTCCCTCTCGGGCGATGATAAGCCGGTGCTGATCGTGAGCGCCGATATGCCGCTCGTGCCGAGCAGTCTGCTCGAGGCGGTGGTCGCGGCGCGGCACGCCGCACAGGCGCAGCTCACGTTCGTCACCGCCCGTGTAACACTCCCCACGAATTTCGGTCGTATCATCCGCGAGGGTGGCATCGTCAAAAGCATCGTGGAGAATACCGATTGCACCGAGGAACAGCGCCGGATCGACGAAGTGAATGCCGGCGTCTATTGCTTTCATTCCAAGGCGCTGCGCAATCAGCTCGCGCTTCTGAAGCCCAACAACGCGCAGGGCGAGCTCTATCTCACCGATTGCATCGCCGGCATAGCGGCGGAGGGCGGCCGCATCGAGACCGTCGAGTGCGACGATCCGCGTCTCGTGATGGGCGTGAACAACCGCGCCGAACTGGCAGCGGCGCGCGCCGTCATGCAGTCGCGCATTCTTACGGAACACATGCTCGCCGGCGTCACGGTCGTGGATCCGGCGACCACGTATGTCGATATCGGCGTGCGGCTCGAACCAGATGTCACGATCTTCCCACAGACGCACGTTCTCGGCACGTCTTCCATCGCGCGCGGCACAAAGCTCGGTCCATGCTCGCAGCTGTGCAACGCCGAAGTCGGTGAAGGCTGCACGGTGCGCTGGTCCGTGATCGAAGAGACGCGGTTGGGCCGCGGCGTCAGCATCGGTCCGTTCGCGCATCTGCGGATGGGAACCGACGTGCAAGACGGGGCGCACATCGGCAATTTCGTGGAATTGAAGAAAACGAAGATGGGCCGCGGCGCGAAAGCGGGTCATCTCTCGTATCTCGGCGATGCGACGATCGGCGCCGGCGCCAACATCGGCGCGGGCACCATCACGTGCAACTGGGATGGAAAAGAGAAGCATCCGACGTCGATCGGCGAGGGTGCGTTCATCGGGTCGAATTCGTCGCTCGTCGCACCGATAACGATCGGCAGCGGCGCGCTGACCGGAGCGGGCGCCGTCGTCACGCACGATGTGCCCGCGGGAGAGCGTGTCGCCGGCAATCCGGCGAAACCACTTCCTAAAAAACCGAAGTGAACCCGATCGCCTATATCGGCTGGGCCGTCGCCGTCGTCCTCGCGGCGATCTGGGCCGTGCTCTGGCGTCGTCAAACCGGGCGGCTTCGCGCGCTCGATCAGCGCGCGAAACAAGCCGAACAGCGTTTCTATCTGCTTGAGACGGTTGCGCCCGAGCTTACGGATGTCGCCACCGAATCCACTGCGGCGACCTGCACGCGCATTCTGGATCGCCTCAACAGACTCGTGCCGGCTGACGTCCAGCTCTGCTTTTTCAACGAGGATGGCAGACTCGTGCTCGGCGCAAAGTCCGGCACGGGTTACGCCGGTTACTTGCGCGACGGAGAGGCCTACGAAGGCGCCACGATCGTGCATTGGGTACGCGACCACGCGTGCACGGCGATCGTCGGGCCCGAACCCGCGTACATCCCCAAAGTCGTGGATCTTGCTCGTGATCCGGAGGCGGCGAAGTCCGGCGTGGGACCGGTCGCGGGCAGCCGCGATCGCGTCTGGGCGCTCGCCGTGCCGTTGACGCGCGACCGCGGTTCCGGCCGCCAGCTTGAGATCGTCGGCGTGCTGTACGTGGAGCGTGCGAAGGACCAACCCTTGACGGAAGGCGACGTGCTGACCGTCGAAACCGTCGGCCGCCTCGCGTCCGACGCGCTGCAGCGCGCGCGCTTCGCCGACAGTTTGCGTCATGCGTCGAACACCGATGCGCTGACCCGATTGTTGACCCCCGCGGCGTTCCGTCAGCGCCTGCGCGACGAAGTGGACGGCCGCCGTTTTGCCGACAAGTTCGCGAGCCGCGATCTTGCGCTGTTCTTCATCGACACTGATAATTTCAAACTCTGGAACGACTCATTCGGTCATGCCGCAGGCGACAAACTGCTCCGCGCGCTTGCGGACATCTTCAGCGAGACCGCGACGACACATCACGGATTCGCCGGCCGCAACGGCGGCGACGAATTTTGCATCGCGCTCCTCGATCGGCGCAAGGAAGAAGCGATCAAGCTCGCCGAGGGTCTTCGCGCGCGCGTCGAGCTGACGAATTTCGCGTCGCATCTCGGCATTGCGGCTGCCGACGGCGCCCGGGTGACGCTCTCCATCGGCGTGTCGCACTATCCGAACGACGTCGCGACCGATTCGCCGCAGGCGGCGGGGCGGCTGCTTGAAGCGGCAGACGCGCGTATGTACGAAGCCAAGCGCGGCGGGCGCAACCAGGTGGCCTTCAATCTCGGCCGCGCGTTGCCGCGCCGGCAGCCGCTCCCGGGCGAGGGTCCGATTTCCCGGCGCTAAGAGGCTCCATTCCCAAACCCCCGGAAGCGGACGATCGAGGCTGCACCACTGCAGACTCCGATTCCACTTTGAGGAGAGTTTCGATGAAGCAGTTCGCATTCGCCGTTGCAGCGGCAGCATTGCTCGCCGGCGGCACCGTGGCATTCGCAAGCTCGATGCTCAAACCGTCCATCTTCACTCCGGACTCGATGCACTGGATGCCTGGGACCGGACAGATTCCTTCGACCGTGGGCGTGATGGTGCTCGACGGCGATCCGACCAAACCGGGGCCGTTCACCATTCGCCTCAATATTCCGGACGGCACGAAATTTCCGGCGCACTATCATGACGACACCGAACGCCTGACGATCATATCGGGAACGTTCATGGCGGGCATCGGCGACACTTTCGACTCGACGAAGCTCGTGGCGCTCCCGGCCGGCTCGTATGCCGTGCTGCCCGCTCACCTGTGGCACTACGCGATGGCGAAGGGCGATACGGTGGTGCAGGTCAACGGCACCGGCCCGTTCGCGATGAAGACGGACGCGATGGGCGGCAGCCACTAGAACGTCACCCGTAATAGGGCAAGCATCGCTTGCCCTATTACGCGGCGCGGGGCAAGCGATGCTTGCCCTACGACGAGGACCGAGCACGGGAACGGCGCTGATCGGCGCGGAACTAGGGGCGCATGTTTTCGCAGTCTGTCGGCGAGCTCTTGATGAGCGTTGTCGAGATGGATGCGTCCGATCTGCATCTCATCGTCGGCTGTCCGCCGATCGTGCGCCGCTTCGGCGAACTTGTTCCGCTCGAGATGCCGAAAGTTTCCGCCGACGACGCGCGTTCGTTGCTCGCCCCGATGTTCACCGCCGAACAATCGGAGCTGCTCGAGCGGAATCGCCAGATAGATTTCGCCTGCGACTTCCTCGGGGTAGCGCGCTTTCGCGTGCACGTCTCGTACGAACGCGATCGGCTGAACGCTGAGTTCCGAGTCATCCCGTTCCAGCCGCCGCGTCTTGAAGATCTTTTGCTGCCGCCGGTCGTCGCCGAGGTAGCCACTAAGCCGCATGGACTCGTGCTCGTCACGGGCCCGACCGGTGCGGGCAAATCCACGACGCTTGCCGGCATCGTCGAATACCTGAACCGTTCGCGCAGCCTGCGCATCGTGACGATAGAAGAGCCGATCGAATTCGTGCACGAGAGCGCGAAGGCGTATATCACGCAGCGCGAGATCGGAAAAGATTGCAAGACCTACGCCGATGCGATCCGCGCGACGCTACGTCAAGATCCCGACGTGATTCTCATCGGCGAGATGCGCGACCTCGAATCGATCGCGTTGTCGCTCGGCGCCGCTGAGACCGGGCATCTCGTGCTCGCGACACTGCACACGCTCTCTGCATCCGACTCAGTCAACAGGATCGTCGACGTGTTCCCGTTCGAGCAGCAGGATCAGGTGCGCGTGCAGCTTGCAAGCGTGATCGAGGCGGTTTTCTCGCAGGCACTTGTGATGCGCGCCGACGGCAGCGGCCGTGTCTGCGCGATGGAAGTGCTGCTCGGCACGCCGGCCGTGCGCGCGATGATCCGGGAGAACAAGACGGCGCAGCTCGCGGACCTGTTGCAGACCGGCACGCCCGAAGGCATTCAGTCGTTAGACCGGCACCTCGCGCAACTCGTGCAGTCGGGAACGGTTGCGATGGAGACCGCGATGCTCAAGGCGACGCACGCCGACGAGTTACAGCGCATGCTGGGCGCGGTGCCGCTCGGCGAGCGGCGCTCCGCGATCACCCGCTAGAATACGCGCACGCCGTTAACTTTTTGAAGGGGCTATTTCTTGAAGGGGCCGACGTCAGTCGGCCCAGGTTTTCGTTATTTTAGCTAGGGCCGACTGGCGTCGGCCCCTTCAAACGCCCCTTCAA comes from Candidatus Eremiobacteraceae bacterium and encodes:
- a CDS encoding kelch repeat-containing protein, coding for MFFRSSSCAIFIVAISVLSTGCGGGSHVMPLAGGQKAPYTSAARPFTSNTWSMGAPDPLKRLGAAAAVVGTKVYVLGGMSATGTVGKNDVYDTASNTWSTGAPMPTKRTGLAAAGVNGIVYAIGGFDSTNSVTAVVEAYNPTTNKWSTKTSLPAQDYVTEATVLNGLIYVVGGFNGGSRLAAVYVYNPSSDSWSDAPNLIVAKQSAYVGTVGSDIVAAGGYTNANKTTSDNELYKSGGTAWKARRLMPSNRYGGCAAGIGSILYAAGGAKSGVSTANAQTRLDGYDSATDTWASLAPMPVAALYTASATVNGLLYCFDGTNTNNAKRQIFNDTQIYTP
- a CDS encoding inner membrane CreD family protein, whose protein sequence is MVKHLIALLVILLGATASWMILGGTLYDRTNQATTEEQTEIQSLWGPDNKQVAPTVTYAARKSTRQLALDASTIDVNLALEERRKGLLYFNAYRVDFAGTYTITNSSNAHLLVFSLPLPAQDGVYDDVRLSVDGRPTSASIENNAIIGAISVPPGQAIEVLAAYRTQGSGQWLYDFGDGVNSVHDFDLTMHTNFAAIDFPAATLSPTSEQQSASGWRLEWRYKNLITGHDIGMVAPEPMQPGPLAQRITFWAPLSLLFYFFVMVILTTVRRIDLHAMNYFFLAASFFAFHLLFAWTVDRLSIGAAFALCSVVSMTMTITYLRLVVGLRFAAVEAGLAQLFYLILFSLALFNEGFSGLVVTVGAIITLYLSMLVTARLNWHQVFQTKPVVAE
- a CDS encoding MBL fold metallo-hydrolase, which gives rise to MPAGGGFALYFREFYDEGLAQASYLIADPHAGVALVVDPRRDVQSYLDVAEREELRIIAVTETHIHADYLSGSRELAAASGATLMLSGEGGANWSYAGLDGSAHRLLRDGDEIAIGDVRVRALHTPGHTPEHLAFAVYDGAASADPMLLLSGDFVFVGDVGRPDLLEQAVGVAGSADAGARQMFESLRSKFLTLPDFVQVWPGHGAGSACGKAMSAVPSTTVGYERRFAWWAPFLRNGDVDGFVRELLDGQSDAPSYFARMKTMNRDGVPVLGRLPQPAQMDAEAVASALAGGATILDARDAESFATSHIKGAVNVPDGDRFSAWSAWIVPADKPVLLVAPATRVADLVRRLVRVGIDTIRGYVAPDSDGLPHSSLTFVDAGRAHDLWQSGAAVILDVRNRGEYTAEHIPGAVQIAAGRIVREIDRVPHDRALVVHCASGGRAAVAASALAARGFENITCMTGGIADWHERGYPLESGLVAM
- a CDS encoding methylmalonyl-CoA mutase family protein, encoding MAKTVDNMSEKTPARTNGANSKESAWRSAFEAGKKLPGANDRTISNHPLKPLYGPEDVAGLDVENDLGYPGQYPYTRGLHATGYRGRLWTMRQFAGFGTAKQTNERYKFLLAQGQTGLSVAFDMPALMGYDSDHPRALGEVGKCGVAISTLQDMMDLFDGIDLGKITTSMTINCTAPVALAMYIAAAEASGVPQDKLGGTLQADMLKEYIAQKEWIYPPEPSMRIIIDMIAYCSKHVPKWNTISISGYHIREAGSTAAQELAFTLADGFAYVEAGIKSGLNVDDFAPRLSFFFNSHSDFFEEIAKFRAARRIWARHMRDKYGAKNPRSHAMRFHTQTAGCSATAQQPDNNIMRTAFQALAAVLGGTQSLHTNSLDEVLALPTEKNVQIALRTQQVIAYETGVTNVIDPLGGSYFLEKLTDDIERAAEDYFRRIEEFGGVIPAIHAGFFQKEIADAAYVYQREIESGERIIVGVNEFLTDEEQPISLLKIDRAVELEQCRRVAEFRDGRDGTKVEEALAAFKRAAETTENLMPHYLNCVRSHATLGEISEALVPVFGRYREPAFV
- a CDS encoding cobalamin B12-binding domain-containing protein: MTERPIRILVAKAGLDGHDRGAKVIARALRDAGVEVIYTGLHQTPEQVVEAAIQEDVDGIGLSVLSGAHMTLFPRIKELLDREGASDIVLFGGGTIPDEDVKPLLEAGIAAIFTPGTPIATTIEFVRDACGKRARA
- the gltX gene encoding glutamate--tRNA ligase translates to MADKIRVRFAPSPTGYLHVGGARTALFNWLFARHNGGDFVLRVEDTDTARNRDEFERGIFDGMRWLGLTWDEGPDISGAFGPYRQSERQALYRDAADKLRASGHVYECFCSDAEPETQSSETGTADRTAASCPCRALESAVRLERMAAGEPAALRMAVDPTRAITVVDLIRGDVTFPPGTVPDFVVVKRDGGALYNFAVVSDDHSMRITHVIRGEEHLANTPKQLLIYEALGWQPPSFAHIPIILNEQRRKLSKRDGATFVNDYETMGFLPQALVNFLALLGWSPGDNREILSIEEMIRDFTLAGVVKHPAIFDPAKLAWMNKEYMKGVAPADLARMVAALLPVLRPNAARTDAAHVARVTALLAERVHTIADIVEQGAYFFETDPPEPTPEALSKHCAAAETSERLTAVRDALATADDFNPAGVEAAIRGLAEAKGTKAATYIHPLRVALTGQAVSPGIFEVTSILGRDVALARIDALLHRLALTPAPRS